From Actinomycetota bacterium, a single genomic window includes:
- a CDS encoding carbohydrate ABC transporter permease, producing the protein MAVTTRTGDAGQPTTAPPRRPGDGRRTGRAGDVGVNVFSHVVLVGWSVMVLVPFAWALLASVKTSGEIFGSPWSLPEVFQWSNFARAWDKGVGQYLLNSVIVVTGGVVLTMLLGSMAAYVLARYRFPGNRLVYYLFAAGMMFPVFLAIVPLFFVVQNLGMLSTYQGLILVYVAYSLPFTVFFMHAFFKTLPTSVAEAAFMDGCSHAGVFFRVMLPMAKPGLLSIGIFNVIGQFNQFVLPQFLSPEKPVLAQGIATLLASQRYEGDWGALFAALTIAMVPVVVVYLLFYRQVQAGLTSGTLK; encoded by the coding sequence ATGGCCGTCACGACACGCACCGGCGACGCAGGCCAACCGACCACCGCGCCGCCCAGGCGGCCCGGCGACGGCCGCAGGACCGGCCGGGCCGGCGACGTCGGGGTCAACGTCTTCTCCCACGTCGTCCTGGTCGGCTGGTCGGTGATGGTGCTGGTCCCGTTCGCCTGGGCCCTGCTCGCCTCCGTGAAGACCTCGGGCGAGATCTTCGGCTCGCCGTGGTCGCTGCCCGAGGTCTTCCAGTGGTCGAACTTCGCCCGGGCCTGGGACAAGGGCGTCGGCCAGTACCTGCTCAACAGCGTCATCGTCGTCACCGGCGGCGTGGTGCTGACCATGCTGCTCGGGTCGATGGCCGCCTATGTGCTGGCCCGGTACCGGTTCCCCGGCAACCGGCTCGTCTACTACCTGTTCGCCGCCGGGATGATGTTCCCGGTGTTCCTGGCCATCGTGCCGCTGTTCTTCGTGGTCCAGAACCTGGGCATGCTGTCCACCTACCAGGGACTGATCCTGGTCTATGTCGCCTACTCCCTGCCGTTCACCGTGTTCTTCATGCACGCGTTCTTCAAGACGCTGCCGACGTCGGTCGCCGAGGCCGCGTTCATGGACGGCTGCTCGCACGCCGGCGTCTTCTTCCGGGTGATGCTGCCGATGGCCAAGCCCGGCCTGCTGAGCATCGGCATCTTCAACGTGATCGGCCAGTTCAACCAGTTCGTCCTCCCCCAGTTCCTGTCCCCCGAGAAGCCGGTGCTCGCCCAGGGCATCGCGACACTGCTGGCCAGCCAGCGCTACGAGGGCGACTGGGGCGCCCTGTTCGCCGCCCTGACCATCGCCATGGTTCCCGTCGTGGTCGTCTACCTGCTCTTCTACCGGCAGGTCCAGGCCGGCCTGACCAGCGGCACCCTCAAGTAG